The stretch of DNA CAGCCACGCGGCCAGATAGATGACGAAGGCCGGGCCGGGCAGCAGGGCAAAGAGCAGGAAGGCGATCCGGACGAACGCCACATCCACATTCAGTTTCGCGGCGATTCCTCCGCAGACCCCGCCCAGCCAGCGTTGCGGTCCGCGTTTCAGGCCAAGGCCCCTGACGGTGCTGAAGAATTTGTCCATGGTTCAAGACTTCCCTGTCGTTGTGTCTTTGTCACGCCCGCGGGCTGAAAGCAGACCGCCGATCACGAGTGCGGCGCCGGCTCCGATCATCAGGCCGATCAGTACATAGCTGCCGTTGAGGACCACGATCCCGAGCCGGGAAATGATGATCAGAGCGGCCAGCGCCAGCACGATCAGCCCCCACACCACGGTGCCGACGCGGGCGGGGAAGCGTGCCCTGTCCTGCGGCCCCGGTGCTTCGGGCTGCGGGGGAACGGCGGCCCCGGTGTCCGGTGTACTTCCTGTCGGCGGGTCATAGCTGCTCATGTCAGTTGCCTTCCTTGATGGTCACGTTGCTCATGGTGCCGGAGATCCTGAGGATCAGTCGTGCGCCCGGTTTGCCCGTGTTGTAGTCGCTTTGCTGGGTCGTCACGCCGCCACGGTTCCCGCTGCCTTCGTTGAGGTTGCCCATGGTCATGTCCGCCTCGATGTGCACGGGGACGGTGATGGGGATGACCACCGTCAGGTTGCTGGCCGTCGCGTCGATGGGAACGACGACGTCGGTGCCCAGGGGAGGGTTGAGGGCCAGCGTTGTCAGGTCCGCGGTACCGGTGCCGCCCGTGATGTCGAAGCCGTTCCGGGCCTGTTCGATGCTGGATGGTGTCCAGTCCGCATTCTGGAGGCGGAACCTGTCCCCGTTCGGCACCACGTTGAAGATCCCCCCGATGATCAATGCGACCACGGCGAAAAATCCGAGGATGCCGGAGGTGCGGCCCCGGAGCCCGGCGAACAGGATCCCGAGGCCGAGGACGGCTGCTCCGCTCGCCCAGACCACGGCGTTGCTGGAATTCCCCAGATCGATGAGCCTGGCGGCGTCGAGGGCCTTGATGCCGCCACCCACCAGCAGGGCGAGCCCGACGGTGACCGCCACGGCAGGGGTGCCCGGTCCCAGGTTCCGTGGCCTGGCCGGCGGGGGCGGACCCCAGACCGGGCCTGGGTCCTGCGGGTAGCCGCCCTGCGGGTAGCCGTGCTGGGTGGAACCACCGGCCGGATCTGCCCCGGCAGCGCCGGCGAACGTGGCGGTGTTGGCTGCGTTTCCCCGGTCAACCGGGCCGCCGGGCCGGTGATGCACGGACAGCGGGGCGGTTCCGTTCCGGGCCTTGTTGCGTTGGCTCAGGTAGTAGACGACATAGATGGCGCCCCCCACCCAGAAGACTGTCCAGACGAAGGCGCCGAAACCGTACCGGTCCCAGCCCCAGACGCCGCTGCCGAGGCTTGGGAAGCCGATGACCGTGGTGATCAGCGCGCCGGTCATGCCCGAGGTCCACCGGCCGGCGGCGGCCTCCTGGACATGGATGCGTCCGTCGGGTTCGGGCAGCAGTGCCCAGGCAAGGCCGTACAGGAGTACCCCGACGCCGGCGAACACCGTCAGGACGATCAGGACGCCGCGGACAATCAACGGGTCGACGCCGAGCCGTTGGGCGATGCCGCTGGCGACGCCGCCGATCCAGCGCTCGCGCCCGCGGTGGATTCCGTGGCTGCGGATCCAATCGAAGAAGTTCTGTGGCTGGGGGCCGGCCAGCGGAGGCATCGGCCCGTAGTAGGGCGGTGGTGGCAGTGTTCCCGGGCCAGCCGGCCCACCCGGCGGATAGAGGGGCGGTGCCTCGGGCAGAGGCTCGCCGGCTGCCGGGGCGGCGGGGATGCCGGAGGGGCCCTCGGATGGGCTGCCGGAGGCATCGGGCCCCCCGGAGGGACGGTCGGAGGGATGGTCGGCGGGACGTTCGGAAGGGTCGTGGCCTTCAGGCGGGGGCGGAGTGTGCGGATTCATACCTCGATCCTTCCGTTTCCGCGCTTCCAGCTCTATTGGGGGAGACCCTGAACTGTCCCTGAGCCGCCCCCGGTTACGGCCGAAAACGCGTCCGGAGAACCCTGAAGCGTGCTTGGATTGACCCATGACAACCGTCCCTTCCCGCCCGCCGCTGGCCCGCAGCAGCGACCGTGTGATCGCCGGCGTCTGCGCAGGCCTCGCCGAGCATCTCGGCTGGCCGGTGCGGATGGTCCGGATCGGCATGGTGGTGGCCGCGCTCGCGGGGGGCGCCGGCGTCGCGTTCTACGCCTGGCTCTGGATCATGGTGCCGACCGCGGATGAAAGCGCCAGGCGCTACGCGCGCCGGCCGGCGTCGCCCATTGCCCCCGCGGTGAGCGCACCCGGTGCGACACCCGGTGCGGCACCCGATGCGGCGCCCGGTGGCACGGCGGCCCCGGCAGCGCCCCCGGGCCCGTCCGGCAAACCGGCGGGGTACCGCTGGAACCGCTTCCCGGGCATGCCCTTCGGCAAGGAAATCCTGCTGGGCGCGGGGCTGCTGCTGGCCGCAGGCGTCCTGATTGCCCGGATGCTGGGTTTCGACGTGCCCCTGGGCACGCTCATTCCGGTCGCGGCCATCCTGGGCGGCGCGGCCATCGCCTGGATGCAGCTTGACGAGACCCGCCGGGCGGGGCTTGTGGACAAGACCAAGGCCGACCAGGCCGGCGGCTGGGCCCGGCTCGCGGCCGGGCTGGCGCTCGTGGTTGCCGGTGTTCTCGTCATGGTGTCAGGATCCGGTTCCTGGCAGCAGACCTGGCTTGCCTTGCTGTCCTCCGCTGCGGTCCTTGGCGGCGTCGCCCTGGTGCTGCTTCCCTGGGGCCTGAAGTTCTGGCGCGATCTTGAAACCGAACGTGCGGGCCGGGTCCGCGCCACCGAGCGGGCCGAGATCGCCGCCCACCTGCACGATTCCGTGCTGCAGACCCTGGCCTTGATCCAGCGGCGGGCCGGCAATGAGCACGACGTCGTCCGGCTCGCCCGCGCGCAGGAGCGGGAGCTGCGGGCCTGGCTGTACCGGGATCCGGGCCGGGACGCCGGCCAATTGTCGGACGGCATCGGGGCCGCCGCCGCGGAGGTGGAAGACTCGCTGGGGCACGCCGTGGAAGTGGTCAGCGTGGGGGACTGCGCCATGACCGAACGCCACGAAGCCCTCGTCCAGGCGGCCCGGGAGGCCATGCTCAACGCCGCCCGCCACGGCGGCGGCGCCGTGTCCGTGTACCTGGAAGTCACGGACGGCGCAGCCGAGGTCTTCGTGAAGGACCGCGGGCCCGGATTCGATCCGGACTCCGTCCCGGCGGACCGCCTCGGCGTGCGGGAGTCGATCATCGGCCGGATGAGGCGCCACGGCGGCACCGCCACCATCACCAGCGGTCCGGACGGCACCGAAGTGCGGCTCAGGCTGCCGGCATCAGCAACGGCCACGGCCCCGGCCGACAACGGAGAGGCAAGACCATGAGTAACGTAACAGCCGGCAGCCCGGCCGCGGCGATCCGCGTGGTGATCGTGGATGACCACGCCATCTTCCGGTCGGGGCTGAAGGCCGACCTCGATCCCGGCATCGCCGTCGCCGGTGAGGCGGGGACTGTGGAGGAGGCCATCGCGGTCATCGCCGCCACGCGCCCCGACGTTGTGCTGCTGGACGTCCACCTCCCCGGCGGCCTCGGCGGCGGCGGGCGCGAGGTGCTCGCCGGCTCGGCACAGCTGCTGGGCACCACCCGGTTCCTGGCGTTGAGTGTCTCCGACGCCGCGGAGGACGTGGTCTCCGTGATCAGGGCAGGTGCGCGCGGCTATGTCACCAAGACCATTTCCGGCGCGGAAATTTCCGACGCCGTCCGCCGGGTGGCCGGCGGCGACGCCGTCTTTTCACCCCGTCTGGCGGGTTTTGTGCTGGACGCCTTCGGCACCGCACCCGCCGACATCGCCGACGACGAACTGGACCGGCTCTCGGCCCGGGAGCTCGAGGTGATGCGGCTGATCGCCCGCGGCTACAGCTACAAGGAAGTCGCCAAGGAGCTGTTCATCTCGATCAAGACCGTCGAAACCCATGTCTCGGCGGTGCTGCGCAAGCTCCAGCTCTCGAGCAGGCACGAACTGACCCGTTGGGCGGCCGAACGCAGGCTGCTCTGACCGGACAGACAGACCCTCCCTCACCTCCTGCCGCCCGACGACGGACGCTCCCTCGCCTCCTGGGGGAGCGTCCGTCCCGGTGGGGGACTATTTGGCCTTGCCCAGGAAGTCCTGGAGCCGGCCGACGCCGGTGGCCAGGTCTTCGTCGCCCAGGGCATAGGAGAGGCGGAGGTAGCCGGAGGGCCCGAAAGCCTCGCCCGGCACCACAGCAACCTCGACTTCGTCCAGGATCAGGGCGGCCAGTTCCGCGGACGTCCCGGGCCGGACCGGGCCGTTTGCCGAGGGGAACTCCTGGCCCAGCAGCGCGCGGACATCCGCGTACACGTAGAAGGCGCCCTTCGGCGTCGGGCATTCCACGCCCTCAATGGCGTTCAGGCCCGCCACGATGGCCTTGCGGCGGCGGTCGAAGGCGAGCTTCATCTCGTCGACGGCGGTCAGCGGGCCGGACACCGCGGCGAGGGCCGCGACCTGCGGGATGTTGGAGACGTTGGATGTGGAGTGCGACTGCAGGTTGGTGGCGGCCTTGATGACGTCGGCCGGGCCGATCATCCAGCCCACCCGCCAGCCCGTCATGGCATAGGTCTTCGCCACCCCGTTGAGGATGACGACCTTGTCGCCCAGTTCGGGGACGGCCGTCGCAATCGAGGTGAACGGCACGCCGTCGTACGTCAGGTGCTCGTAGATCTCATCGGTGACGACCCAGAGGCCCTTGGACGCCGCCCATTGGCCGATTTCCTTGACCTGCTCAGGCGAGTAGACCGCGCCGGTGGGGTTGGACGGGGAGACGAAGAGCAGGATCTTGCTGCGGTCGGTGCGGGCCGCTTCCAACTGGTCCACGGTGACCAGGTAATCCTGTTCCGGCCCGGCAAAGACGTTGACCGGCACGCCACCCGCAAGCCGGATCGACTCCGGGTAGGTGGTCCAGAACGGGGTCGGGACAATGACTTCGTCGCCGGGATCCAGCAACGTGGCAAAGGTGTTGTACACCGCCTGCTTGCCGCCGTTGGTCACCAGCACCTGGGAGGCCTCGGCCTTGTAGCCGGAGTCCCTGAACGTCTTGTCCACGATGGCCTGCTTGAGCTCCGGCAGGCCGCCGGCAGGGGAGTAGCGGTGGTACTTGGGCTGGCTGGCGGCCTCGATGGCGGCCTGCACGATGTAGCCCGGAGTCGGGAAATCCGGTTCGCCGGCGCCGAAACCTATGACGGGCCGGCCCGCTGCCTTCAATGCCTTCGCCTTGGCATCGACGGCCAGGGTGGCGGATTCGGCTATGGCGGAAATGCGCTGGGAAATGCGGGCGGCAGGCATGGCGGGTCCATTCTTCGCTTGCAGCTGGGGAGGCTGTTTGTGGGATTCGACGGGATCTACTCTATGCTGTTCACCGGATCCTCCGGTGTGTCGGCAGGTGAATATGACTGGAGTTTTTCAGCCGGTTTCCGGGGCACACGAGGGGTCCGGAAGGTGCCGGTTCGACGTAGACGCAGTTGTTGCGTAGACTGGTTCTCCGGTGTTGAAAACACGATGATGGTCCGCGCCTCAGTGAAGACTGGGGAAGAGCAGCCGGAACGTAATTTCGATCCATAGGGTAGTGGCGCAATTGGTAGCGCAGCGGTCTCCAAAACCGCAGGTTGCAGGTTCGAGTCCTGTCTGCCCTGCGCATGCTGTTCCGGGAAATCCGGAACCAGCGCAGCAACCATGGTTCAGTCCGGAACCGGGTATCCGACATTGCGAGGATGAGTGAGGACCAGGTGACCGACACGGCTGCAAGCAGCTCCAAAGGCCGCCCCGCCAAGAACGCCGCCAAGGCTGGCTTCTTCGCTCGAATCGCACTCTTCGTCCGCCAGGTGATCGGCGAGCTGAAGAAGGTCGTTGCACCGACCCGCAAGGAACTGATCAATTACACGCTCGTGGTGCTGGTATTCGTGATCATCATGATGCTCATCGTCACCCTGCTCGATCTGGCCTTCGGGACCGGAATCAGCTGGGTCTTCGGCGGTAAGGGAGCCACGGACCGCTAAGGCGACCCGTCCGCAGCCTGCGTGGAATCCCCGGGAAACCGGAGGTTCCGCGGGGTGTGCGGAATTGAGTCATTTAAATAGGCATGTTAGGCAATGAGGAAGCAGGAGACCAAGTGTCTGAGCAGGAGCTCGAGGTAACTGAGACTGAGCTGGATAAGAGCCAGGACGCCACCGTGGAAGCAGTGGAAGAGTCCGAGGCTGCGTCTGCTGCGCCCGAATCCGAAGTCGCTGACGAGGCCGTAGCTGACGACGCCGACGAAGATGCCGCCGCTGTCGACGTCGAGTCCGGCGAGGAAGCAGCCGAGTCCGGCGAAGAAGAAGCCGGCGGCGAGCCGGCCGACGCGCTGGAAGCCGCCGCTGCCGCCGCCGAGGTCGACCCGGCCGAGGAATTCAAGGCCAAGCTGCGCCGCCAGGAGGGTGACTGGTATGTCATCCATTCCTACGCCGGCTACGAAAACCGCGTCAAGGCAAACCTTGAGACCCGCATCCAGACCCTGGACATGGAAGATTACATCTTCGAGATCCAGGTTCCGATGGAGGAAGTCGTTGAGATCAAGAACGCCCAGCGCAAGGTCATCAACCGCGTCCGCATCCCCGGCTACGTCCTGGTCCGGATGGACCTGACGGATGCCTCGTGGGGCGCCGTCCGCCACACCCCCGGAGTCACCGGCTTCGTGGGCAACGCCCACAACCCCGTGCCGCTCCGCCTCGATGAGGTCTTCTCCATGCTCGCCCCGGTCTTCGAAGAAGAGCAGGCAGAGAAGGGCAAGCCGGTCAAGCACGCCGCCGCGCACGTCGACGTCGACTTCGAGGTCGGCGAGTCGGTCATCGTCAAGGAAGGTCCCTTCGAGACCCTTCCCGCCACGATCTCCGAGATCAAGGTCGATTCCCAGACGCTCGTGGTGCTGGTCTCGATCTTCGAGCGCGAGACCCCCGTCACTCTGGCATTCAACCAGGTCAGCAAGATCTAGCTTTCCCCACAGAATTCGCTCCGGTACTGCCCGCTTAGCGGTCCCGGAGCGGCCGGCCGCCTCGCCATGGCGGCCACCAAGCTGAGGCACGCTCCTGTGTCCCAGGACGTAATTGAGAGAAGGACCCTACATTGGCTCCCAAGAAGAAGGTCACCGGCCTCATCAAGCTGCAGATCCAGGCAGGTGCCGCTAACCCGGCCCCGCCGATCGGTCCTGCGCTTGGCCAGCACGGTGTCAACATCATGGAATTCTGCAAGGCGTACAACGCTGCGACGGAAGCCCAGCGCGGCAACGTTATTCCTGTTGAAATCACGGTCTACGAGGACCGTTCATTCACGTTCATCACCAAGACCCCGCCGGCCGCGGAGCTCATCAAGAAGGCTGCAGGCGTTGCCAAGGGTTCACCGACCCCGCACACCGTCAAGGTCGCCAAGCTGACCCAGGCCCAGGTCAACGAGATCGCCACCACCAAGATGGAAGACCTCAACGCCACGAGCCTCGAAGGCGCAGCGAAGATCATCGCCGGCACCGCCCGTTCCATGGGTATCACCGTCGAGGGTTAATTCCCCACCGCCGGGCGACCGGCACCACCATTCATTGAAATGTTGGAAACCCGGCACGGATAAACCAGCCGGAGTCCCGACTGTGGCAGGGCCCAGCGCGGTCCGTAGACCACAACTGCACAAGGAGAAATAAGCAGCATGGCAAAGCGCAGCAAAGCATATGAGGCAGCCGCAGCCAAGATCGACGCGGAGAAGTTCTACGCGCCGTTCGAGGCAGTGACGCTGGCCAAGGACACCAACCCGTCCAAGTTCGACGCCACCGTTGAGGTCGCATTCCGCCTGGGTGTCGACCCCCGCAAGGCCGACCAGATGGTCCGCGGCACCGTTATCCTCCCCCACGGCACCGGTAAGACTGCCCGCGTCCTCGTCTTCGCAACGGGCGACAAGGCCGAGGCGGCAATTGCTGCCGGCGCCGATTTCGTTGGTTCCGATGACCTGATCGAAAAGATCGCAGCCGGCTGGACCGACTTCGACGCAGCCGTGGCCACCCCCGACCTCATGGGCAAGGTTGGCCGCCTCGGTAAGGTTCTGGGCCCGCGTAACCTGATGCCGAACCCGAAGACCGGCACCGTGACCGCTGACGTCGCCAAGGCCGTCAACGACATCAAGGGCGGCAAGATCGACTTCCGCGTCGACAAGCACTCGAACCTGCACTTCATCATCGGCAAGGTTTCGTTCGACGCCCTCAAGCTGGCCGAGAACTACGCAGCCGCACTGGAAGAGGTTCTTCGCCTCAAGCCGTCCGCTTCCAAGGGCCGCTACATCCAGAAGGCCACCGTCGCCACGACGTTTGGCCCGGGCATCTCGGTTGACCCCAACGTCACCAAGGTCCTGACCGAGGTCTGATCCTCAACAGTTCCACAGGAAGCAACAGAAAGACCGTCCCGCAACTGCGGGGCGGTCTTCCTGTCTTCCCTGGAACGCCGGCGCCCTGGAACGCCGGCGCCATGGAACGCCGGCGGAAACCGGCATATGCTGGCGGTTGAACGTCCGGCTTGAGCCGGGCATCGGGCCCCTATGGGTGGCAGAACGGCTGGGATAGATGCCCTCTATGGCAAATGACGTACGGATTGAACAGCTCTGGATACCCGATTCCCTCGACGGGCCCGACGCGGCCGACTTCCTGGCCGCCGTCGAAGTGGGGCGCAAGGTGCGGATGCAGACCTGGGGGAGCGATGACCTCGCGTATGCCCCGCAGGAAAAACTGCTGGAGATGGCGGACCCCTATGAACGCCAGGTGATCCTTGTGGCCAAGGTCGACGGCGAGATCGTCGGCACCGTGGACATCGCCCTGCCGCTCGCGGACGACCTCGACCTGGCCGAGTTCACCCTCGACATCCTCCCGGAGTTCCAGGGCCAGGGCGTCGGCAGGCAACTGCTGGAGGCGGCGGAGCACTTCGCCCGGGATGAGGGCCGGCACCGGATCCTGATCGACACCAACCACCCCGGGGCCTCGCTGGCCGGCAGCGAAGCGGAGCAACTGGTACCCGGCAGCGGGCTCGGCTTCGTTCCGCTGGGCAGCCGCGAGGTGGAATTCGCCCGGCACACCGGCTACACCCTGCAGCATATTGAGCAGTTCAGCGCTTGCACCCTTCCGCTGGACAGCAAGCTTGTCGCCGAACTGGAGGCCGAGGCCGACGAGGCCAATGCAGGCCGCTACCGCCTGCACCACTGGACGGACCGGTGCCCGGACGAGTGGCTCGAGGCCGTCGCGGCCCTGGAAAATGCGGCCGGCGAGAACGGGGTTCCGGGGGTTGACACCGCAGACATGGTGTTCGACGGCGGTATCCTCCGCGAGGCGGAGGAGGTCACCATTGCGCAGGGGCGCCGGACGGTGGTCACCGCCGTCGAACATATCGCCACCGGAACGCTCGTGGGCCTGACCACCATCAGCGTCCTGGCCCTGCGGCCCGATGTGGTCTTCCAGGACGACACGGTGGTCCTCCAGGAGCACCGCGGCAACAAGCTGGGCCTGCTGATCAAGGTCGCCAATATGGAACGGCTGAGCGAGCAGTTCCCGGACGCCCGGGTGCTCTACACCTGGAATGCCCCGGAAAACCGTTACCTGCTCCAGGTGAACCGGCAGCTCGGGTTCGCCACGGCCGGCGTCACCGGCATCTGGGAGAAGGAACTCCCGGATCTCGGGCCGTCTGTCAGCTGAGTCCGCCGGCGGGCCGGTGCGGGAGGCAGGCCTGCCGCCCTGGTCCGATTTGGC from Arthrobacter sp. PAMC25564 encodes:
- the secE gene encoding preprotein translocase subunit SecE, with the translated sequence MSEDQVTDTAASSSKGRPAKNAAKAGFFARIALFVRQVIGELKKVVAPTRKELINYTLVVLVFVIIMMLIVTLLDLAFGTGISWVFGGKGATDR
- a CDS encoding PspC domain-containing protein, encoding MNPHTPPPPEGHDPSERPADHPSDRPSGGPDASGSPSEGPSGIPAAPAAGEPLPEAPPLYPPGGPAGPGTLPPPPYYGPMPPLAGPQPQNFFDWIRSHGIHRGRERWIGGVASGIAQRLGVDPLIVRGVLIVLTVFAGVGVLLYGLAWALLPEPDGRIHVQEAAAGRWTSGMTGALITTVIGFPSLGSGVWGWDRYGFGAFVWTVFWVGGAIYVVYYLSQRNKARNGTAPLSVHHRPGGPVDRGNAANTATFAGAAGADPAGGSTQHGYPQGGYPQDPGPVWGPPPPARPRNLGPGTPAVAVTVGLALLVGGGIKALDAARLIDLGNSSNAVVWASGAAVLGLGILFAGLRGRTSGILGFFAVVALIIGGIFNVVPNGDRFRLQNADWTPSSIEQARNGFDITGGTGTADLTTLALNPPLGTDVVVPIDATASNLTVVIPITVPVHIEADMTMGNLNEGSGNRGGVTTQQSDYNTGKPGARLILRISGTMSNVTIKEGN
- the nusG gene encoding transcription termination/antitermination protein NusG, whose product is MSEQELEVTETELDKSQDATVEAVEESEAASAAPESEVADEAVADDADEDAAAVDVESGEEAAESGEEEAGGEPADALEAAAAAAEVDPAEEFKAKLRRQEGDWYVIHSYAGYENRVKANLETRIQTLDMEDYIFEIQVPMEEVVEIKNAQRKVINRVRIPGYVLVRMDLTDASWGAVRHTPGVTGFVGNAHNPVPLRLDEVFSMLAPVFEEEQAEKGKPVKHAAAHVDVDFEVGESVIVKEGPFETLPATISEIKVDSQTLVVLVSIFERETPVTLAFNQVSKI
- the rplA gene encoding 50S ribosomal protein L1, whose amino-acid sequence is MAKRSKAYEAAAAKIDAEKFYAPFEAVTLAKDTNPSKFDATVEVAFRLGVDPRKADQMVRGTVILPHGTGKTARVLVFATGDKAEAAIAAGADFVGSDDLIEKIAAGWTDFDAAVATPDLMGKVGRLGKVLGPRNLMPNPKTGTVTADVAKAVNDIKGGKIDFRVDKHSNLHFIIGKVSFDALKLAENYAAALEEVLRLKPSASKGRYIQKATVATTFGPGISVDPNVTKVLTEV
- a CDS encoding ATP-binding protein; translated protein: MTTVPSRPPLARSSDRVIAGVCAGLAEHLGWPVRMVRIGMVVAALAGGAGVAFYAWLWIMVPTADESARRYARRPASPIAPAVSAPGATPGAAPDAAPGGTAAPAAPPGPSGKPAGYRWNRFPGMPFGKEILLGAGLLLAAGVLIARMLGFDVPLGTLIPVAAILGGAAIAWMQLDETRRAGLVDKTKADQAGGWARLAAGLALVVAGVLVMVSGSGSWQQTWLALLSSAAVLGGVALVLLPWGLKFWRDLETERAGRVRATERAEIAAHLHDSVLQTLALIQRRAGNEHDVVRLARAQERELRAWLYRDPGRDAGQLSDGIGAAAAEVEDSLGHAVEVVSVGDCAMTERHEALVQAAREAMLNAARHGGGAVSVYLEVTDGAAEVFVKDRGPGFDPDSVPADRLGVRESIIGRMRRHGGTATITSGPDGTEVRLRLPASATATAPADNGEARP
- the rplK gene encoding 50S ribosomal protein L11, whose amino-acid sequence is MAPKKKVTGLIKLQIQAGAANPAPPIGPALGQHGVNIMEFCKAYNAATEAQRGNVIPVEITVYEDRSFTFITKTPPAAELIKKAAGVAKGSPTPHTVKVAKLTQAQVNEIATTKMEDLNATSLEGAAKIIAGTARSMGITVEG
- a CDS encoding GNAT family N-acetyltransferase, whose protein sequence is MANDVRIEQLWIPDSLDGPDAADFLAAVEVGRKVRMQTWGSDDLAYAPQEKLLEMADPYERQVILVAKVDGEIVGTVDIALPLADDLDLAEFTLDILPEFQGQGVGRQLLEAAEHFARDEGRHRILIDTNHPGASLAGSEAEQLVPGSGLGFVPLGSREVEFARHTGYTLQHIEQFSACTLPLDSKLVAELEAEADEANAGRYRLHHWTDRCPDEWLEAVAALENAAGENGVPGVDTADMVFDGGILREAEEVTIAQGRRTVVTAVEHIATGTLVGLTTISVLALRPDVVFQDDTVVLQEHRGNKLGLLIKVANMERLSEQFPDARVLYTWNAPENRYLLQVNRQLGFATAGVTGIWEKELPDLGPSVS
- a CDS encoding response regulator transcription factor, producing the protein MSNVTAGSPAAAIRVVIVDDHAIFRSGLKADLDPGIAVAGEAGTVEEAIAVIAATRPDVVLLDVHLPGGLGGGGREVLAGSAQLLGTTRFLALSVSDAAEDVVSVIRAGARGYVTKTISGAEISDAVRRVAGGDAVFSPRLAGFVLDAFGTAPADIADDELDRLSARELEVMRLIARGYSYKEVAKELFISIKTVETHVSAVLRKLQLSSRHELTRWAAERRLL
- a CDS encoding PspC domain-containing protein; translated protein: MDKFFSTVRGLGLKRGPQRWLGGVCGGIAAKLNVDVAFVRIAFLLFALLPGPAFVIYLAAWLLIPDQRNAIILESFLEKRPNRP
- a CDS encoding pyridoxal phosphate-dependent aminotransferase; translation: MPAARISQRISAIAESATLAVDAKAKALKAAGRPVIGFGAGEPDFPTPGYIVQAAIEAASQPKYHRYSPAGGLPELKQAIVDKTFRDSGYKAEASQVLVTNGGKQAVYNTFATLLDPGDEVIVPTPFWTTYPESIRLAGGVPVNVFAGPEQDYLVTVDQLEAARTDRSKILLFVSPSNPTGAVYSPEQVKEIGQWAASKGLWVVTDEIYEHLTYDGVPFTSIATAVPELGDKVVILNGVAKTYAMTGWRVGWMIGPADVIKAATNLQSHSTSNVSNIPQVAALAAVSGPLTAVDEMKLAFDRRRKAIVAGLNAIEGVECPTPKGAFYVYADVRALLGQEFPSANGPVRPGTSAELAALILDEVEVAVVPGEAFGPSGYLRLSYALGDEDLATGVGRLQDFLGKAK